The DNA sequence ATTGGAGATGGCCCTCATAATTTAAAGACATGAAATGCAGTACCTTGTAGTATTTGTGTATAAATTTCAGCTCCTTGTAAAACCTACCAGAGTGTTGTTTGATTGATGATAAAGACTttgtttctttaatttaaaACCACACAGGTAATGCAGGTTGAGAAATAAAGAGCAACAGAACAAGAAGACGACTGAATAAAAGCTACTATAACATTTTTGGACCAGCTAGCTCTCtggaatttaatgaaatatattgattattgcATCAACTTTATTTAAAGTGAGATTTTTTGGAGTTTCCACCTGATATTTTGTTCTCGTGCATTGCTAGATTGACGAGCAGTTGTCActtattttaatatcaaatatcGCAAATGTGCCCGTAAATTATAAAGAGTTCTAGAAATAACATATTCTTTAATTTTTGGTAGTGGTCataaacatttaaatatatatacaaaataagcAATTGATGTTACGGAAGTAAGGGACTCAGGTTTCTTCTAAGTAAAAAACTTGCAAAAGTCCAACTCAAGAAAGTATATTCGTGTTAACATTTCACATTTGTGTATTTCCGTTCCAGCTAATCTGACTTTTAAATTTTGGTCGAGATGACTCTAGCATCTTCATCTCTAATAAGTTAAAAGCACGATACAGACAATAGCTTTTTTGTTGGAAAGATGAAACTGCCGTACCGGAGTCCAAATCATGGTGTAAGAATAGCTCACCACCCCCACTCCCCTCCTCGTGGGTGTGGTGGGGTTTGGGGTCCTCAACAACAACCATACAAGAACGCATTCATGAAATTGTCCCTCCCGATCCTCCACAAAATTGTCCCTCGAACATACCATATTACCATTTCGCATTACAGAAGTTTGACACTCTCGACGTCCCGTAATAAAAGGTGGAAGTTCGATACTCTCGACATCTAGTAATAAAAGATaggaataacaaaaaatatatatgtgatatttttccaagaaaatatatacattttatttttacaagagTATTAAAAGGCCAACTATTAAAATTGGCTATTCAAAACCCTTTTAGAAAAACGCTCTAAAAATACTTGCGGACTTCATGTATTTCAAAAAAGATCGActattcaaaatatttgaaaattttatgctTTTTGAGTACCAAGGAAAGTTATGTTTTTCAGAAAAAGCGAAATCTTTATGTTTTTAATGGTGGGGGCTAAAAAACTGTCGTGCTCCTCAATGGATCACATTGGAGTCACGTGAAGTAGTATAATATGTGGACCCTTATTCACATCTATCACAACAATTATTACGCTACATGGTACAGCCACTTGAAGCAGGAGCCCCACTGATGCATAAATTTTTCCATCAAGGGATATCCTTTTCTCTGCAAGAACAACAGCCTGAAAGCGAAGCTTCACGAATAAAAACAGTCATGTGCTCAAAAACTTATCTCAACCAACCTGACATATAACAAGTGATAAACAATTGGATGACTCAAGAATTCATACAACAGTGTGCACCATACAAATGATACAGAGTTCTAATTAGAATATGGTATTTTCCCTGTGTCTTGTAAGAAGGTACTTTTCCTGGTAACGGAGACTATATGGTTTTTATTCTTTGAGAGTTTTGACAGTAACCTAAACCTTGCAAATGAATCACTTGGCCACGATGGGCTAAACATACTACTCTAAGGACTAAACAAGCATATAACAGTGACTTGAGTACAGGAAACTTTAAATGAGGGTGAGGGTGAGGGTGAGGGCGAATCCTGAAGGAAACTCTTCACTTGGTGTAAAGAACATCTTCCCATGGGTGACGGTATAGTGGCTGCTTCAATCTCTTTTGGTCAAATGTGTGCCTGAAAATTGCAGCACttgtataaattttcaaaagactagatataaattaattaacgtTACTTCATGAATAATAAGCAAAGAGCACGATTTTAAGTTAACTCACCCAATGAGACCGATGGCACGTGCCAAAACGAAAAGGCCATTCAGGTAACCAATTTCGACAATCTCGTCAATTTCTTGCTTAGTGAACATTCCACTGCCAGCTAGGAGATCCAAAAACAAGGAACCAATGGCACCATCGACATTAAGCACTAAATTATTAGCCTTCGAGAGAGTGTAGGTCTCAACTTGAACAGCATATTCCATATACTTAACAGAGGGGAAATGTGTACGTGCAAACAGTTGCAGAAGCTCTACTCGCTTATCTCTGTTGTCACCTCTCTTGATCCTTGTTTTTTGTTCAGGAAGGAAGAATAAAAAACATTATTCCCAAACTAAAAGATGGTGACCAGCAGTGACtagtataatttaatttaaacaccAAGGGCATTAAGGCGCTAAGACCAGTGCAATATTATACTTGATATAACTGAATTCATTTAAAAAGTAGAGGAAGATAGAAGCTAAAAAAAGGTTTATACCTGTGTCCAATTCCTGGAACACGAATGCCCTTCTTTTTCATACTTTCAACAAACTCATAAGGCGTAAGATTCTGCCAACACCAAAAACCTTTGTGAGCATTTAAATTCTATGGCTGgacatattttttaaacattttgcCTATCATATTTGAAAACACCGCATGTAGCCAGATAAAACCTCAGACTCACTCTGTCATAAGCATCCTTGAAATATCGAGCGGCATCATCCACAGCCCCCCCAAATCGAGGACCGATTGTAAGCAAGCCTGTTTTAAATCACACATGTACCTCTCAATAACTATCAGCTTGGTCAATGCCCCAATTAATaggaaaaatataaatgtttagGCATACCTGAAACAAGACAGGACACAAGATCTTTTCCAGCTCTAGCAGTAACTATTGTATTGTGAGCACCAGAGACACAGGGACCATGGTCGGCACATAACATGATGCAAATCTGATGAAGGAAAATAAGTATTTGGAAGTTCATCAATTTGGGATTTAGAATATACAGCTATTTGTTATACAGTGTGTGCAAAAAAGGAATAGCACAAGGGAACGATGATTTCCTGTGGAACAACTTTTTAATTCAGAACATCCTACATATGCAAAGCTGACCTCTATAAAATGCGTGCAGTAACGGGGAAGACTGCGTTTGAACCACAATAGAGAGATAACGTCGCCTATGCCATACCCTTGTTCTACAATGGATGACATTGGAACACCAGCGTAACATGGCTCTTCACCTGTGATTGGAACAAATGCAAATTTGAAGAAAATCGTGATAGATCCAAGTTAGCAAATGCACTAATGGTTCAAGGCCCATACCTCTATCATCAGATATGGTAGAAATAATATGGGTTGGCGCTCGTACTTTCCCACTTTTGATTGCAATATTAAGATCCTCAGGAATTTGTGGTGGTATAACCTCTTTTATAGGAGTTATATTGCCGCCTTCCATCTGGTCATGGAGCATATACATAATTAGAAAGTATTGTCAGTCAAGAAGccaatattttttctaaaaccaGCACTATAGATCAATATAGGCGACAAATTACCAGTTTTTCAAATGTTTCCTTGATCGAAGTTTCAAATGCTTCATATGACGTGGGAACAACAGCTCCAGCATCCTTAAGTGCTTGATTCTTGGCTTGTGCGGACTCCATCTCGCCACCACTTTTTGCCCCCTAAATTGACAACACAATATTATGTAATCTTATTAAGAATTATAATGAAATGGAATGGTATATACTTTGTGATCGTTTGTGATTGTTTAACAACCATTGCCATCCATGTCACCAAGGGAAAAGCCCCTCttaatatatgataatgtaagTATCAAGGCAATGACTTACTGCATGGCCGAATTGCACTTCTGACTTGAAAAGACGTGCACAAGTTCCGCTGACCCAAGCAACAACTGGTTTGCTTATTCTACCCTGTTTTAGAGCTTCAACAAGGGAGTACTCATCACGCCCACCAAGTTCCCCAAGCACAACAATCATTTTAACCTGAAGCAAACTAGAAAATAAGTGGAGCAAAATGATGGGCATAATGCAGGAACTAGAAATGCGAGAACTAGGCCACAGTGCCATATGCTAAGTTATACATGCTCCAGTTTCCAGGTCAGTAGTGAAATTGCAAAGAGGATTCATTATTTAAGCCTGTTAAATTCTTAATCAGATTTACATcaaaagtatatttttattgtcaTTTAGTTGGGTACACAAAGCACTCTTTACCAGCCAAGTCTTTCTACTTCTATATAATATGTAAACTAAAAGTTGTATATCATAACTTTCATGAATGTATAACCAAACATGTTACAAGATTATTATAGTACAAGcatgaattttttaattaaatctaaGCTAACAAGTTTCAAAAGATAGATTCTAACGAATCAGTATAAATTAACTATCAGTGCATGGTCAATTCCTATATCACATTCATTATTTCTGATAATTGATCATGTGTTTATGTGCTTGGCAATGATTTATACAATTGTTTTATATTGTTGGCCCCGACTGATGGTGGTCCATGAGGGGCATAGCCGTAGCAGATATGAGACATGACATCCATATCTCTCGGTTGGCATCTATGTTAATATTTAAAGTCACCGGGGTTTTACAATTAACAAACTTGACATTGAAGTAACTTAGCTAGTACTATAGTTTTGAGGCTTATATTGACCTTTTGCACCAATCTCTGGATGAATGGTAACCTATTCCGTAGAACAGATGTACGTATAAGTTCTAAATTCCTACTCATCACCTGAGTTGTCTATCAATTAAGTTTCTCAAATATATGCTAATGTATAGGCTTCGATTCAGATGAACCGAGTGAAATAGGGTGCCATATAAAATGTATCAGAAAAATTATCATCAAATTTATGTATGAATTTAAGGGCCTTGTCGAGCTCTTTACTGAAATAGACATCAGAGTAGCAGGGATGTGATGTGAAAACTTCGGTAAACATTTTAATGGCATGTTATTAAGTTAAGAGCACACATAAATTCACAGCCTTGCATCTAAAACTGAAcgagttgaaaaatgaaaacattGTCCCTGACAAATAAAAAATCTTCAACAGTGAGCTGGACACAGTTTATAATTACCTGAGGAATGTTGTTGAACCGCAGAACATGATCAGAGAGTGTAGAACCTGGGAACACATCTCCTCCAATAGCAATACCTATGGAAGTTAAACATTAGCACTAGCACCTGAAATATATTCTGATATGATTGCATCGAGGCTACCATAGAATATAACGGCATACGAAACAGCCATCAAGTAGGCATACCTTCATAAATTCCATCAGTGACGCGAGCAATTGTATTGTATAATTCATTGGACATACCACCCtgtacttttaaaaaataattgttagCAAATGTTGCAGCCACTCAGAAACTAATTCAGCTACATAGAACTCGAACTATTCAATTTAGCTTATATATACAGGAAAGCTTGACCAATATAATGTATACAAATTTTTTCCAAGTTAAAATATAACTCAAAATCTCAATCGGCAAGGCATGACCTAACATCAAAGATACagttctatatatattatttgatctGATTTCTTTGCAGTCTAGAAAGTACAAGGACATGGTTGTCTTTTAACAGGAGAAGACTTAAAAATGATTGGTAAAACACAAACAACTGATGCACCAAATGCACCAAGAAATCTAGGACGATGACTCACAGATTTGGAAACAAATCCAACAGATCCAGGCCTGTATAGCTTGCACTGAATTATATTATCAATTGTTCCAGCAGTATCACCAATCTTAAAAGCCCCAGCCTGAATACCTCCTACAGTAGCTGGTCCAAGAACTACCTGTATTTTTTgtcaataaaataaatcaaaatattaattctgcATGTAAAATATTAGTGGCTGTATGTTCATCTGTCAAGTATCAAACTGCATGCTCCTTatctataattaataatattatcatGGTTCAAGTGCCATCCAATTCAGAAGAAAGTTTCATCATTTCTACCTTGTTGTTTGCCCTTGCAAATGCAATCAATTCCTTGGTGTCCGATTCGGGAACACCTTCGGCAATTATGGCTACAACTCTAATCGTTGGCTGTCTGAGGGCAGACTTGGATGAAGCAGCGGCACTAGAAAAATATCCACTTATGTAATGAGTATAAACCTATAAGGTAAAATAAAGAAATTGTGGAACTGTAAGACTCTGATAACTGAATTATTAACCTTCTGAATGATGCGAAGTTAATGAATACATCGGCAGTAGGATGTGCAGCACATGCGGCTTCGATTCTGACAATGTAGACAATGCAAAGTAAGGTTAAGCTTACCGTGGATAACCGATACTATAAACCCATAAAATTAATCACACTTGACAAAAAGCAGTCATGgacacaacaaaaaaaaaaatcacgatATACAACGCTAACAGGGGAAAAAAAGATGCATTTTATCACAATCTAGTGTCActgaaattaaaacaaaaaaataccaAGTCCTTGGTATTGTGACAAGATACATATGCACTCCCATGCCCTACTATTCTATTTAAGTGCAGAAATTTGAACTTTAGTTCACAGCAAAATGGAtgactaaataaataaatttatatatatcagcacCTCCTAAAACTCATGACATAAATTCTTATATAAGCATCGAGGATGTAAGTGCAGAGGCTGCATTACTACTTAACTTAATTCCAGAGATAAATTTAAGTCCACAATTATCAGTCTCAAAACAGGTGTAATTATACTTCACTGTTTTATATGGCAAAATCAATACTAATACATTGAATAATATGTTAAAAGCACATCAATGATACCATCTCTAAATTCAAGAACATTAAATATCACAAGGAACACAACAGAATGCCGGTAAAGGACAGATAACAGAACGCACGTTGAATGTACTGGTATGGCAATTTCTTCCTGGCCAAAAAAGAGTTTCTGAAATCCCTCAGCACCAGGATTTATAATTCCAGCAACTGAAGGTGTCTCCCTTCCTGTAGATACAAAAGGATAGTACAGAGCATCAGTGTCAATACATTATTACTTCGACACTGGAAACATTTCAATCCAAATGACCCAATATATAGAACAACAATACAGGAGAATACACGAACCACAAAGAAAGTCAAAATCAAGCATCCGCTGGATAGGCAGCTGCTTAAAATTGTAGAACAGTGCTTGTGTAGTCTTGGAAAATATTTGTCCAGTTGCCATGATATCGACTTCGGGGCACCTGCAGAGATTAATTGTTAGCAGACTTACTTTAAATAAGTAGAAAAGAATAATGTCCAGACAGTAAACACCGAGCAAAAGAGCCAGATAGGCTCTTTATAGTTTCTAATATTGTTTCCTGGTCAATCTCAACCCCTAACCAAACAACAAACTCAGACAAGACAAGATTTAGCATCTAATCATCCTATATCTACATACTACATACTATTTCTTAGGCATTAAAAGCATCTATAAGCGGCATAAGCTTTTGCTAATTTTCATAAGATTGCTTCATTTTCGTGATTTGACTATTTCCTCCAACTTATTTAAACCAAATAACAATGTTTAAGCATTCCCGTATAAAGATCTCGCAAAAGTATCACGCAAGTCAAATTACCTTCATATCAGAATCAGTACAATAAACCTCAAGAAAACATCCCAACGACATGGAACAAACACAAAGCACATACAAAAAATCACAAATATGCTCAACAATAATCGAGATTCGAATAATCAGCTCAATTCATCCTCAAAACTCAACAAACTAACAAAAAACCGCAACAATACAATAACTAAAGAACTTAAACATGAATCCAGAACCAATCAGCAAACGATGCACACACCAGATCTCGAAGAGCACGAGCAATGTAGAGAGCAAACAGCTAAAATCCCGAGCCTCTCACAAGTAAACACACTGTAATGGACATTTGAGTGTGTGTATTATATACACAATGCAACAGTAATTCAAGGAATCAAATAGCAATAAACTACactaaacaaaacaaatcaGAGCATAAAGATCAGATGTGATTATAAAACTAATGCATTAATTTAAAGAGAGATCCGTAGATTTGAATAATTAGGCGAAAGAGACACGAAGCGGAATTAAATTAGCAGCAGGATAATAATACTTAAAATGGATCGATGTTGAGTAAACGAAATGCGGTGTAGGTTTATTCACCTGAAATATAGAAGAGAGTGAGCGAGATCGAGAGAGAGACAAGGAGAGAGGATTGGCTTAGTTATATATAGTAATCATGTGGACTCACGCAGAGAGATTGGTAGGCGTATGGGGAAGAAATGGGTGATGAAGTGGCGGATAGTAGGTAGGTTGCTTGGTAGTTAATTCACGATTCATTTTTGGGATTTTTTGGTTCCGAAAATGGTATACTATCATTCTAAAAAtcgataattaatttttattttataattcgtGAACTGATTAAGTTTTTAATTTTCCTGTTAACTtttgatcaatttaattatttttttcctgtATTCATAATTAAGTTTGATTATCGCTTTTTATAATATTCAGTGTGACATTCAGTTTATTATACATGCCTCTTCGATATTTTTTTACACGCAAgcttatttttaaatgaaaatgatGATATACTTGTTTAGAAATGATTATGACTTTAAAATGCTTGACATATTATTTGTGGAGTTTtggaaatatgaaaaaaaaaattagatatgaTATTTTCACGTTAAAACTGTCGTGATCAAAATTAGTACGGAAGCTAAATATGATTTGGTGGGAGAAGGGCGAGTATAGTAGTAGTAGTTTGGTAGGCGTTTAGTAGTATTGGCTTGTGCTTCAGAAACAAGTAACGATCACATTATGGCAACTATGCTCATCTGATTCCTGTCCAGTCAGTTAGCTAGACAACCACCGTTGATTCATGTCCTCTGGTAGGTTGTATTTGTTGACTGTTTTCACAATTTGAGGCTGCGAATATGACCTAATATGTGCCTCGTTTTTGTCGACTTAAAATAATGAGTTATAACTTAGAGTAAAATTCAGAGTTGTGGCCAAAATTTACATCAATTTTCAAAACGTTGGCTAGAGTttaaaattctcaaaaagatgaCCAAAATTTGgcttcattttttaaaaatgtggctcccgttaaatgtcactaacggaGCCTAACGGGAGCCACATTATTGAAAAACGGACCAAAGTTTAGCCacttttttgagaatttgaaactcaTTGTTACACTTCTATTcgttccaaattctcaaaaaagtggccaaactttggtccgcttttcaaaaatgtggctcccgttagtgacatttaacgaGAGCCACACTATTAAAAAGCGAAGCCAAGGTTTGGCcatctttttgaaaatttggaagTCTGgccaactttttaaaaatcggtgTAAACTTTGGCCACAACTTTGAAGTTTACTCTATAACTTATATAACTTATAAGGGGTGTTGGCcgggtttataagttaaaaacactTATTGGTATTTTTGCGTAAAAAGTGAAGAAGTACTTGTAAGAATTTGAGAATACTgctttttgtttcatgacttatccttcttttccaaacactttagtCACTTAAAAGTTTTAACAtttttctaacttctacttcacttctttatATTAAGATTGAAACTCTTGTTTTGAACTCACTCAACTCAAACAACTCATAATCTACAATGATTTGATATAGCAAATTTTTGGTGATTTAATATAACAAGTGTTAGAGCTTGAATTATGAGTTGAATTAGTaagatattttaactaaaaataactTAGTTTGATGTGAGTTTTGTAAtgtttaatactaatataagtcttatcgaaattagtagatcttataaaactaatatataaagaaTAATATACGATTTTGTCctcaaaaattatttcaaactcTACTATTCTTTTGAACGAGATATCGTTAGACGTGACCCGTGAAATTTAAATCCCACGATGcggattaatatatataattagcaaCATTTTCAACAGTTTCCAATGATAATATGACACAAAATGATCCTCGTTATACTTATTTTGATCTAAGAActtatttaatatgttaaattaaaattttcgttTCGCAAATCTGATAAAAATactaatttgattaattattaaacatttattatttaagcatggatttatttataaaataaagttaaatatatatataaaaacatatattatagattatttattttagtgTTGAAGTTGTTTTTTTGAAtagtattaaaatttgattaagaTGTTATTGACTGcttgtttatatttttctctCGAAAGaggatttttattatatttttccagCTATAGATGGTAAGTATaactatatacattttttttatctatgtatTAATATTCTTCTAATATAAATACGGGTTAACAATGAttaccattttttttatttgaatgattttgaatcatatttttttatagttgTTACTTCTCTGTTTATAAGGAGaaagaatataatttataaatatatattttcacagGGTTAAGTTTCATGGAGTCCCCTGTTTCATTGGATTCGTCGAAgtccatttatattttaaaaataaaatatcttgtGAAACATGTTATCTTACTGAACATGTTTaacaaatatcattattttaataaattttataaatttccaTGTATCATGTGTATATTATGTAAGATGAACGCGTAAGTTTTGCGAACTAAACgtgttttataaaataatatattttataatatttgtactTGTAAAATATATGAGATCAAAcaagatttttaataaaatagtgaTGTTTGACTGAACGTAATtcgaaaaaataatatgttttgtaTTAGTTtaagctatattttaaaaacttgaCTTTCTGCGTACTATTTTCCAAAATttctttatatgaataaaaattttaaaatttttttatctgaaaaaagattttgaaaagtaaaatataaaaatattttttttacatctcacAAAAATGATGCAATATTTTGTAGTAGACAGaacaaaatcaatatacttatataaaggagaagcgagggacgtgtaggtggcgcctttcacatcgctccgttctattatTTATGGGAATGAGTAGCACACAAGCCTCTCTTCATCTATAAATACcactatagattgtagggttttggatcatctaaacacaacatcctctctctcaataccacaaccctacctctctctgctGGCTtaatttctaactcggtggtgctgttcttctgcaacgataagtgaagactgtttatatagtattaaaaaaataaaagttgttgcaagtaaaggtagttatacgccgctatgtgggagtcgacaaattcaaacaaagggaaaagaatatagtcttgacatgatattgatggatgacatcaataaattaactattagtgatgtaggtttgttgattattcttttataataatatttgttttgtttatcggacatgtttgttgttgttaattttatatgatttactttgtatataggaaaatatggtggagaagcgaggggcgtgtaggtgacaCCTCTTACATtactccgttctatttttttaattttctagaattttcgaatgaaaaatatcataaattagaactaccttttttagtttcgggtatattagaagcaagtttctgaatctgattttgtttcagattatttatggaatatagtagcttgaaagttttaatctgattttgtttcagattatttaattatgagaaaaagtagcacacaaggctctatgcacctataaatacccctatagattgtagggtttatgatcatctaaacacaacctcctctctctcaatgctacaacctcacggatttaagttatatgtttttgtgcataaccaatccaaaaaaattggaggaaggtgataatgtaagaacatgattacttaaaaaaaaacacaaataaaactaAGATTCGtcgtattttaaattgttaattacatgtataaatttattttcattttttcaccaatgaattatagtccaattttgcaattttagaTGTTAGtgttggtattacatcaagatttttatgatataaaatttgttttatcccacaaatattaattttgaaacattaatatatttttttatagatatccacaaaattattttattctacaaatattaatattgaatcattaatataatttttataggccgccgcaacgcgcggcttctgaACTAGTATGAATAATATTGAATAAAAAACTACATGTTCTGTTTGTTTGACTACGGAGTATAATATTTACATTCGAAAACTTTTGGTTCCGAATCAGTATCGGAAAAGGTAATTTGCTGGTAATAAAGATTTAAACTAATGACGTCATAATTGTCGTAATTATCCCCTcgacttaaaatacaaaaattatgaTAATTCTCCACTGGGGTTTACAAGATTTTGGTTTAGGGTTTATACTA is a window from the Daucus carota subsp. sativus chromosome 8, DH1 v3.0, whole genome shotgun sequence genome containing:
- the LOC108199733 gene encoding ATP-citrate synthase beta chain protein 2 is translated as MATGQIFSKTTQALFYNFKQLPIQRMLDFDFLCGRETPSVAGIINPGAEGFQKLFFGQEEIAIPVHSTIEAACAAHPTADVFINFASFRSAAASSKSALRQPTIRVVAIIAEGVPESDTKELIAFARANNKVVLGPATVGGIQAGAFKIGDTAGTIDNIIQCKLYRPGSVGFVSKSGGMSNELYNTIARVTDGIYEGIAIGGDVFPGSTLSDHVLRFNNIPQVKMIVVLGELGGRDEYSLVEALKQGRISKPVVAWVSGTCARLFKSEVQFGHAGAKSGGEMESAQAKNQALKDAGAVVPTSYEAFETSIKETFEKLMEGGNITPIKEVIPPQIPEDLNIAIKSGKVRAPTHIISTISDDRGEEPCYAGVPMSSIVEQGYGIGDVISLLWFKRSLPRYCTHFIEICIMLCADHGPCVSGAHNTIVTARAGKDLVSCLVSGLLTIGPRFGGAVDDAARYFKDAYDRNLTPYEFVESMKKKGIRVPGIGHRIKRGDNRDKRVELLQLFARTHFPSVKYMEYAVQVETYTLSKANNLVLNVDGAIGSLFLDLLAGSGMFTKQEIDEIVEIGYLNGLFVLARAIGLIGHTFDQKRLKQPLYRHPWEDVLYTK